A single Paraburkholderia sp. FT54 DNA region contains:
- a CDS encoding 1-deoxy-D-xylulose-5-phosphate reductoisomerase, which translates to MQKRLTLLGSTGSIGDSTLDVVARHPERFSVYALSAHRNGDKLVEQCLRFQPEVAVVGDADTAASVAAKLREAGSKTEVTYGPQALVEVSKSDGCDTVVAAIVGAAGLAPSLAAARAGKRILLANKEALVMSGAIFMDAVRDNGAVLLPVDSEHNAIFQCLPREAALHGGVSKIILTASGGPFRTREPATLVDVTPDEACKHPNWVMGRKISVDSATMMNKGLEVIEAHWLFGLPGERIEVLIHPQSVIHSMVSYADGSVLAQLGNPDMRTPIAHALAFPDRVDSGVAQLDLLQVASLSFEKPDYARFPCLALAVKALAEGGVASAALNAANEIAVEAFLARQIGFMTIAQVVDAVLNALPNRSAHALEDVIEADAAARRAAAEFIARLPDGARRTERAVQ; encoded by the coding sequence ATGCAAAAACGTCTGACATTGCTCGGTTCCACGGGCTCGATTGGAGACAGCACGCTCGACGTCGTCGCGCGTCATCCCGAGCGTTTTTCGGTTTATGCGCTCTCCGCGCATCGCAACGGCGACAAGCTCGTCGAGCAATGCCTGCGCTTTCAGCCTGAAGTCGCGGTGGTCGGCGACGCCGACACGGCCGCGAGCGTCGCGGCGAAACTGCGCGAGGCGGGTAGCAAGACCGAGGTCACGTACGGGCCGCAGGCGCTCGTCGAGGTGTCGAAGAGCGACGGCTGCGATACGGTGGTAGCGGCGATCGTCGGCGCGGCTGGCCTGGCGCCGAGCCTTGCCGCTGCGCGCGCCGGCAAGCGCATCCTGCTCGCCAACAAGGAAGCGTTGGTCATGTCCGGCGCGATCTTCATGGACGCGGTGCGCGACAACGGCGCCGTGCTGCTGCCGGTCGACAGCGAACACAACGCGATTTTCCAATGCCTGCCGCGCGAAGCCGCGCTGCACGGCGGCGTCTCCAAGATCATTCTGACCGCGTCGGGCGGCCCGTTCCGCACCCGCGAGCCGGCCACGCTCGTCGACGTCACGCCGGACGAAGCCTGTAAGCATCCGAACTGGGTGATGGGCCGCAAGATTTCGGTCGACTCGGCCACCATGATGAACAAGGGCCTCGAAGTGATCGAGGCGCACTGGCTGTTCGGTTTGCCGGGCGAGCGCATCGAGGTGCTGATTCATCCGCAGAGCGTGATCCACTCGATGGTGTCGTACGCCGACGGCTCGGTGCTCGCCCAACTCGGCAATCCCGACATGCGCACGCCGATTGCGCACGCGCTGGCGTTTCCGGATCGCGTGGACTCGGGCGTCGCGCAACTCGATCTGTTGCAGGTCGCGTCGCTCTCGTTCGAAAAGCCGGATTACGCGCGCTTTCCGTGTCTTGCGCTGGCAGTGAAGGCGCTCGCCGAGGGCGGCGTGGCAAGTGCGGCGCTGAACGCCGCTAACGAAATCGCGGTTGAAGCGTTCCTCGCGCGCCAGATCGGCTTCATGACGATTGCCCAGGTGGTCGACGCGGTGCTCAACGCGTTGCCGAACCGCAGCGCGCACGCGCTCGAAGACGTGATCGAAGCGGATGCCGCCGCGCGTCGCGCCGCTGCCGAATTCATCGCGCGTCTGCCCGACGGCGCCCGTCGCACGGAACGCGCCGTCCAGTGA
- the rseP gene encoding RIP metalloprotease RseP: MNLLIELLAFAVAIGVLVVVHEYGHYSVARLCGVKVLRFSIGFGKPLFQWVSPKTGTEWTIAALPLGGYVKMLDERETGAEPIPAEALPHAFNRQSVWRRFAIVAAGPVANFLLAIVLFALVFATGVTEPAAVIAAPAPNTPAAVAGFDGGETIVAVRAENAGESAPVRSWSDLRWKLLGAAFDHKRVVLSAKDAHGTSDFQLDLRGLSEKDVDDDFMSRLGFEPGGGKLTVAGVQPGSAAQKAGLVAGDRLRAVDGIPTDNATAFIAYVKSHAGKAVTLQVERGGKAAGKLEDVSIVPQAQRDETTGQQIGRIGAELATQVPSIDVHYGPVESLQLGARRTWDLAVYSVRMFGRMVVGEASLKNLSGPVTIADYAGKSARLGPSAFLSFLALVSISLGVLNLLPIPVLDGGHLLYYLVEAVTGKVVSDRWQLVFQRAGLACIVALSAIALFNDLARLIHF, translated from the coding sequence ATGAACCTGCTGATCGAACTGCTCGCCTTCGCGGTCGCGATTGGTGTACTCGTGGTCGTCCACGAATACGGGCATTACAGCGTGGCGCGCCTGTGCGGCGTCAAGGTGCTGCGCTTTTCGATCGGTTTCGGCAAGCCGCTGTTCCAGTGGGTGAGTCCGAAGACGGGCACCGAATGGACCATCGCCGCGTTGCCGCTCGGCGGCTACGTGAAGATGCTCGACGAGCGCGAGACCGGCGCCGAGCCGATCCCCGCCGAAGCATTGCCGCATGCGTTCAACCGGCAGTCCGTGTGGCGCCGTTTTGCAATTGTCGCAGCCGGTCCGGTCGCGAACTTCCTGCTGGCTATCGTGCTGTTCGCGCTCGTCTTCGCCACCGGCGTGACGGAGCCGGCGGCGGTGATCGCGGCGCCCGCGCCGAATACGCCCGCGGCTGTCGCCGGTTTCGACGGCGGTGAGACGATCGTCGCCGTGCGTGCCGAAAACGCCGGCGAATCCGCGCCGGTGCGCTCCTGGTCGGACCTGCGCTGGAAGCTGCTGGGTGCTGCGTTCGATCACAAGCGCGTCGTGCTGAGCGCGAAAGATGCACACGGCACGTCGGATTTTCAGCTCGATCTGCGTGGTCTCAGCGAGAAGGACGTCGACGACGACTTCATGTCGCGTCTCGGTTTCGAGCCGGGTGGTGGCAAGCTGACCGTGGCGGGCGTGCAGCCGGGCAGCGCGGCGCAAAAGGCCGGCCTGGTCGCGGGCGATCGTCTGCGTGCCGTCGACGGCATTCCGACCGACAACGCCACGGCCTTCATCGCTTATGTAAAATCGCACGCCGGCAAAGCGGTAACGCTGCAGGTCGAGCGGGGCGGCAAGGCGGCGGGCAAGCTCGAAGACGTGAGCATCGTGCCGCAGGCACAGCGTGACGAAACCACAGGTCAGCAGATCGGCCGCATCGGCGCGGAACTGGCCACGCAGGTGCCGTCCATCGACGTGCATTACGGTCCGGTTGAAAGCCTGCAGTTGGGTGCGCGCCGCACGTGGGATCTCGCGGTTTACTCGGTGCGTATGTTCGGCAGGATGGTGGTCGGCGAGGCGTCGCTCAAAAATCTTTCCGGCCCGGTCACGATCGCCGATTACGCAGGAAAGAGCGCACGTCTAGGTCCTTCTGCATTCCTGTCGTTCCTGGCCCTTGTCAGTATTAGCCTTGGTGTACTGAACCTGTTACCAATTCCGGTATTGGACGGGGGTCATCTGTTATATTATTTGGTTGAAGCTGTGACCGGTAAAGTTGTCTCCGATCGCTGGCAACTCGTTTTTCAGAGGGCGGGTCTCGCCTGCATCGTCGCATTGTCGGCGATCGCGCTGTTCAACGATCTGGCTCGTTTAATCCATTTTTAA
- the bamA gene encoding outer membrane protein assembly factor BamA: MFKPHRFVPKTVIAAAFAAHGLVAHATTPFVVQDIRIEGLQRVEPGTVFAYLPIKQGDTFSDDKASEAIRALYATGFFNDVKIATEGNVVIVQVLERPAIGTIDFAGIHEFDKDNLTKALRAVGLSQGRYYDKALVDKAEQELKRQYLTRGYYAAEVTTTITPIDRNRVAVLFAVAEGPSAKIRQINFIGNKAFSTGTLRDEMQLSTPNWFSWYTKNDLYAKDKLTGDLENVRSYYLNRGYLEFNIDSTQVSISPDKKDMYLTVTLHEGEPYTISNIKLAGNLLDREPELAKLIKIKPGDRFSAEKLQATTKAIVDKLGEYGYAFATVNAQPQIDQANHKVDLTLQVDPSRRVYVRRINVVGNTRTRDEVVRREMRQLESSWFDSNRLALSKDRINRLGYFTDVDVTTVPVEGTPDQVDVDVKVAEKPTGAITLGAGFSSTDKVVLSAGVSQDNVFGSGTSLSVNVNTAKTYRTLTVTQVDPYFTVDGIKRITDVYYRTYQPLYYSTDSSFKIVTIGGDLKFGIPFSEVDTVYFGAGLEQNQLDVDANTPQSYIDYVNNFGRVSNNVPITVGWSRDARDSALVPSRGYFTQANAEYGTPIGGTQYYKADINAQYYYSFARGFVLGFNFQGGYGNGLGGKPYPIFKNYYAGGIGSVRGYEPSSLGPRDAKTNDPIGGSKLLVGNIELTFPLPGTGYDRTLRVFTFLDGGNVWGTEGNSIGANGLRYGYGVGLAWISPIGPLKLSLGFPLTKHTGDQYQKFQFQIGTAF, encoded by the coding sequence TTGTTTAAACCTCATCGCTTTGTTCCAAAGACGGTTATAGCCGCGGCATTCGCCGCGCATGGGCTGGTTGCTCACGCAACGACGCCCTTCGTGGTGCAAGACATCCGGATCGAGGGATTGCAACGCGTCGAACCTGGTACCGTGTTCGCGTATCTGCCCATCAAGCAAGGCGACACTTTCAGCGACGACAAGGCATCGGAGGCCATCCGCGCCCTGTATGCCACGGGCTTCTTCAACGACGTCAAGATCGCGACCGAAGGCAACGTCGTCATCGTGCAGGTGCTGGAACGTCCGGCCATCGGCACGATCGACTTCGCCGGCATTCATGAGTTCGACAAGGACAACCTGACCAAGGCGCTGCGCGCCGTGGGTTTGTCGCAAGGCCGTTACTACGACAAGGCGCTGGTCGACAAAGCCGAGCAGGAACTGAAGCGTCAGTATCTGACACGGGGCTACTACGCCGCTGAAGTCACCACCACGATCACGCCGATCGACCGCAACCGTGTGGCCGTGCTGTTCGCGGTGGCCGAAGGTCCGAGCGCGAAGATCCGCCAGATCAACTTCATCGGCAACAAGGCGTTCAGCACGGGTACGCTGCGCGACGAAATGCAGTTGTCCACGCCGAACTGGTTCTCGTGGTACACGAAGAACGACCTGTACGCGAAAGACAAGCTCACCGGCGACCTCGAAAACGTCCGCTCGTATTACCTGAATCGCGGCTACCTCGAGTTCAACATCGACTCGACGCAGGTGTCGATCTCGCCGGACAAGAAGGACATGTATCTGACGGTCACGCTGCACGAAGGCGAGCCGTACACGATTTCGAACATCAAGCTGGCGGGCAATCTGCTCGACCGCGAGCCGGAGCTGGCCAAGCTCATCAAGATCAAACCGGGTGACCGCTTCTCGGCTGAAAAGCTGCAAGCCACCACCAAGGCTATCGTCGACAAGCTCGGCGAATACGGCTATGCGTTCGCCACTGTCAATGCGCAGCCGCAGATCGATCAGGCCAACCACAAGGTCGACCTGACGCTGCAGGTGGACCCGAGCCGCCGCGTCTACGTGCGCCGCATCAACGTGGTCGGCAACACGCGTACCCGTGACGAAGTGGTGCGCCGCGAAATGCGCCAGCTCGAAAGCTCGTGGTTCGATTCGAACCGCCTCGCGCTGTCGAAAGACCGGATCAACCGTCTCGGCTACTTCACGGATGTCGACGTGACCACGGTGCCGGTGGAAGGCACGCCGGACCAGGTGGATGTGGACGTCAAGGTGGCCGAAAAGCCGACTGGCGCGATCACGCTGGGTGCGGGCTTCTCGTCGACCGACAAGGTGGTGCTCTCGGCCGGCGTGTCGCAGGACAACGTGTTCGGCTCGGGCACGAGTCTCTCGGTGAACGTGAATACCGCGAAGACGTACCGTACGCTGACGGTCACGCAGGTCGACCCGTACTTCACGGTCGACGGCATCAAGCGCATTACGGACGTTTATTACCGTACGTACCAGCCGCTGTACTACTCGACGGATTCGAGCTTCAAGATCGTCACGATCGGCGGCGACCTGAAGTTCGGTATTCCGTTCTCGGAAGTCGACACCGTGTACTTCGGTGCCGGCCTCGAGCAGAACCAGCTGGACGTCGACGCGAACACGCCGCAAAGCTACATCGACTACGTGAACAATTTCGGCCGCGTGTCGAACAACGTGCCGATCACGGTGGGCTGGTCGCGCGACGCGCGTGACAGCGCACTGGTGCCGAGCCGCGGCTACTTCACGCAGGCGAACGCCGAGTACGGCACGCCGATCGGCGGCACGCAGTACTACAAGGCCGACATCAACGCGCAGTACTATTATTCGTTTGCGCGCGGCTTCGTGCTGGGCTTCAACTTCCAGGGCGGTTACGGTAACGGCCTCGGCGGCAAGCCTTATCCGATTTTCAAGAACTACTACGCGGGCGGTATCGGTTCGGTGCGGGGCTACGAGCCGAGCTCGCTGGGTCCGCGCGACGCCAAGACGAACGACCCGATCGGCGGCTCCAAGCTGCTGGTGGGTAACATCGAATTGACGTTCCCGCTGCCGGGCACGGGCTACGACCGCACGCTGCGGGTCTTCACGTTCCTCGACGGCGGTAACGTCTGGGGTACGGAAGGTAACAGCATCGGCGCCAACGGCCTGCGTTACGGCTATGGTGTCGGTCTGGCGTGGATCTCGCCGATCGGCCCGCTCAAGCTCAGCCTGGGCTTCCCGCTCACGAAGCACACCGGCGACCAGTATCAGAAATTCCAGTTCCAGATCGGGACGGCATTCTGA
- a CDS encoding OmpH family outer membrane protein, translated as MLTGMFSKRVACALALAMTLGVGVAHGQEARIAAVNSDRILRESAAAKAAQVKLEAEFAKRDKDLADMAQKLKSMSDSLDKNGASMSPADRAQKQRDLSQLDTDFQRKQREFREDLNQRRNEELAAVLDRANKVIKQIAEAQHYDLIVQEAVYVSPRIDITDQVLKALAASGN; from the coding sequence TTGCTAACCGGTATGTTTTCGAAACGTGTGGCGTGCGCGCTGGCGCTGGCGATGACCTTGGGTGTCGGGGTCGCCCATGGGCAGGAGGCCAGGATCGCGGCGGTGAATTCCGACCGTATCCTGCGCGAATCCGCTGCCGCGAAGGCCGCGCAGGTCAAGCTCGAGGCCGAGTTCGCCAAGCGTGACAAGGACCTTGCCGACATGGCGCAGAAGCTGAAGTCGATGTCCGATTCCCTCGACAAGAACGGCGCGTCCATGTCGCCCGCAGATCGCGCGCAAAAGCAGCGCGATCTGTCGCAACTGGACACGGACTTCCAGCGCAAGCAACGCGAGTTTCGTGAAGACCTGAACCAGCGCCGCAATGAAGAGCTGGCGGCGGTGCTCGACCGGGCCAACAAGGTGATCAAGCAGATCGCCGAGGCGCAGCATTACGATCTGATCGTTCAGGAAGCAGTGTATGTGAGCCCGCGCATCGATATCACCGATCAGGTGCTGAAGGCACTGGCGGCTTCGGGTAATTGA
- the lpxD gene encoding UDP-3-O-(3-hydroxymyristoyl)glucosamine N-acyltransferase produces the protein MAFTLEDIVQRFGGEVVGDGSQRVGGLAPLDQAGPDQLAFLANPKYLSQVETTRAGAVLINADDLAKLASRENRNFIVTPNPYAYFARVAQTFIDLAAPKAVPGVHPSASIDPSAQIAASAVIGPHVTVEAGAVIGENVRLDANVVIGRGTRIGAGSHLYPNVAVYHGCKLGERVIVHAGAVIGSDGFGFAPDFIGEGEARTGSWVKIPQVGGVSIAADVEIGANTTIDRGAMADTIIEECVKIDNLVQIGHNCKVGAYTVIAGCAGIAGSTTIGRHCMIGGAVGIAGHVTLADYVIVTAQSGVSKSLLKPGMYTSAFPAVNNADWNKSAALLRNIGKLRDRIKALENAAAEQQDSPAANAAGKAAGDKV, from the coding sequence ATGGCATTTACGCTCGAGGACATCGTCCAACGGTTCGGCGGTGAAGTAGTCGGAGACGGTTCGCAGCGCGTCGGCGGCCTCGCGCCGCTCGACCAGGCAGGCCCGGACCAGCTGGCGTTCCTCGCCAATCCGAAGTACCTTTCGCAGGTCGAAACGACCCGTGCGGGCGCGGTGTTGATCAACGCCGACGACCTCGCCAAGCTCGCTTCCCGCGAGAATCGTAACTTCATCGTCACGCCGAATCCGTATGCTTACTTCGCGCGCGTCGCGCAAACTTTCATCGACCTGGCCGCACCCAAGGCAGTCCCCGGCGTGCATCCGAGCGCGAGCATCGACCCGTCGGCGCAGATTGCCGCGAGCGCGGTGATCGGTCCGCACGTCACGGTGGAAGCAGGCGCGGTGATCGGCGAAAACGTTCGGCTCGACGCCAATGTCGTGATCGGCCGCGGCACGCGCATCGGCGCGGGCTCGCACCTTTATCCGAATGTCGCCGTGTACCACGGTTGCAAGCTCGGCGAGCGCGTGATCGTGCACGCCGGCGCGGTGATCGGCTCGGACGGTTTCGGCTTCGCACCGGATTTCATCGGCGAGGGTGAGGCACGTACCGGTAGCTGGGTGAAGATTCCGCAGGTCGGCGGCGTGTCGATCGCGGCGGACGTGGAAATCGGCGCGAACACCACCATCGACCGTGGCGCCATGGCCGACACGATCATCGAAGAGTGCGTGAAGATCGATAACCTCGTGCAGATCGGCCACAATTGCAAGGTCGGCGCCTACACGGTGATCGCCGGCTGCGCGGGCATCGCGGGCAGCACGACGATCGGACGTCATTGCATGATCGGCGGCGCCGTCGGGATTGCGGGGCACGTCACGCTGGCCGACTATGTGATCGTCACGGCGCAGTCCGGCGTCTCGAAATCGTTGTTGAAGCCTGGTATGTACACCAGTGCCTTCCCAGCTGTGAACAATGCAGACTGGAACAAGAGCGCGGCTCTGCTGCGCAACATCGGCAAACTCCGCGATCGTATCAAGGCGCTTGAAAACGCCGCGGCTGAGCAGCAGGACAGCCCGGCCGCCAACGCGGCAGGCAAGGCCGCAGGCGATAAAGTCTGA
- the fabZ gene encoding 3-hydroxyacyl-ACP dehydratase FabZ: MSTEKINLDIHKILTLLPHRYPILLVDRVLELEPHKSIKALKNVSINEPYFQGHFPTRPVMPGVLILEALAQTAALLTFSEEPSDPSNTLYLFVGIDDARFKRVVEPGDQLILNCTFERHMRGIWKFKARAEVDGVVAAEADLMCAVRHTDKDA, from the coding sequence ATGAGCACCGAAAAAATCAATCTCGACATTCATAAGATTCTCACGCTGCTGCCCCATCGTTACCCGATCCTGCTGGTCGACCGGGTGCTCGAACTCGAGCCGCACAAGAGCATCAAAGCGTTGAAGAACGTGTCGATCAACGAACCGTATTTCCAGGGTCATTTCCCGACGCGTCCGGTGATGCCGGGCGTGCTGATTCTCGAAGCGCTCGCGCAAACGGCGGCTCTGCTGACGTTTTCGGAAGAGCCGAGCGACCCGTCGAACACGCTGTATCTGTTCGTCGGCATCGACGACGCGCGCTTCAAGCGCGTGGTCGAACCGGGCGATCAGCTGATCCTTAACTGCACGTTCGAGCGTCACATGCGCGGCATCTGGAAGTTCAAGGCGCGCGCCGAAGTGGATGGCGTGGTCGCGGCGGAAGCCGACCTGATGTGCGCGGTACGGCACACGGACAAGGACGCTTAA
- the lpxA gene encoding acyl-ACP--UDP-N-acetylglucosamine O-acyltransferase — protein sequence MSRIHPTAIVEPGAQLDESVEVGPYAVIGAHVTIGARTTVGSHSVIEGHTTLGEDNRIGHYASVGGRPQDMKYKDEPTRLVVGNRNTIREFTTIHTGTMQDAGVTTLGDDNWIMAYVHIGHDCHVGNNVILSSNAQMAGHVTIGDHAIIGGMSGVHQFVRIGAHSMLGGASALVQDIPPFVIAAGNKAEPHGINVEGLRRRGFSPDAISALRAAYRVLYKNGLSLEEAKVQLRELASAGGDGDAPVQTLLAFVEASQRGIIR from the coding sequence ATGAGCAGGATTCATCCCACTGCGATCGTCGAACCGGGCGCACAACTCGACGAATCCGTCGAGGTCGGACCGTATGCCGTGATCGGCGCACATGTGACGATCGGCGCGCGGACCACGGTCGGTTCGCACAGCGTGATCGAAGGTCACACCACGCTCGGCGAAGACAACCGGATCGGCCACTACGCATCGGTTGGCGGCCGTCCGCAGGACATGAAGTACAAGGACGAGCCGACCCGGCTCGTGGTCGGCAACCGCAACACCATCCGCGAGTTCACCACGATCCACACCGGCACGATGCAGGACGCGGGCGTCACCACGCTCGGCGACGACAACTGGATCATGGCGTACGTGCACATCGGGCACGATTGCCACGTCGGCAACAACGTCATTCTGTCGAGCAATGCGCAGATGGCCGGCCACGTGACGATCGGCGACCATGCGATCATCGGCGGCATGTCGGGCGTGCATCAGTTCGTGCGCATCGGTGCGCATTCCATGCTGGGCGGCGCTTCGGCGCTGGTGCAGGACATTCCGCCGTTCGTGATCGCCGCGGGCAACAAGGCCGAGCCGCACGGCATCAATGTGGAAGGTCTGCGCCGCCGCGGTTTCTCGCCGGACGCGATCTCGGCGCTGCGCGCGGCGTACCGCGTGCTGTACAAGAACGGCCTGTCGCTGGAAGAGGCGAAGGTGCAGCTGCGCGAACTCGCGTCCGCGGGTGGCGATGGCGATGCGCCGGTGCAGACGCTGCTCGCGTTCGTCGAAGCGTCGCAACGCGGCATCATCCGCTAA
- the lpxB gene encoding lipid-A-disaccharide synthase, which yields MALQPNPLRVAMVAGEPSGDLLAASLLDGLASRLPAGTQYYGIGGPRMIATGFDAHFPMEKLSVRGYVEALKHIPGILGIRNELKRQLLAEPPSVFVGVDAPDFNFGLEHPLRDAGIPTVHFVCPSIWAWRGGRIKKIAKAVDHMLCVFPFETALLEKAGVAASYVGHPLADEIPLVPDTLGARRTLGLAEDGPIIAVLPGSRRSEIDLIGPTFFAAMEMMQHQEPSLRFVMPAATPALREMLRPLVDSHPGLALTITDGQAQLAMTAADAILVKSGTVTLEAALLKKPMVISYKVPWLTGQIMRRQGYLPYVGLPNILAGRFVVPEILQHFATPQALAEATLKQLRDEANRRTLTEIFTEMHHVLKQNTAQRAAEVVASVIENRKARP from the coding sequence ATGGCATTGCAACCCAATCCATTGCGCGTCGCGATGGTGGCCGGCGAGCCGTCCGGCGACCTGCTGGCGGCCTCGCTGCTCGACGGCCTCGCGAGCCGTCTGCCTGCCGGCACCCAGTACTATGGGATCGGCGGCCCGCGCATGATCGCCACGGGCTTCGACGCCCACTTCCCCATGGAAAAGCTGTCGGTGCGCGGTTATGTCGAGGCACTGAAGCACATTCCCGGCATCCTCGGCATTCGCAACGAGCTGAAGCGGCAGTTGCTGGCCGAGCCGCCGTCAGTGTTCGTCGGCGTGGATGCGCCCGATTTCAACTTCGGGCTCGAGCATCCGTTGCGCGACGCGGGCATTCCGACTGTTCACTTCGTGTGCCCGTCCATCTGGGCGTGGCGCGGCGGCCGCATCAAGAAGATCGCCAAGGCGGTCGACCACATGCTGTGCGTGTTCCCGTTCGAAACGGCGCTGCTGGAGAAGGCGGGCGTCGCGGCATCGTACGTGGGCCATCCGCTCGCCGACGAAATTCCGCTCGTGCCGGACACGCTCGGCGCACGCCGAACGCTGGGTCTCGCCGAAGACGGGCCGATCATCGCGGTACTGCCGGGCAGCCGGCGCTCGGAGATCGACCTGATCGGGCCGACGTTTTTTGCCGCGATGGAAATGATGCAGCACCAGGAGCCGAGTCTGCGCTTCGTGATGCCGGCGGCCACGCCGGCATTGCGCGAGATGCTGCGGCCGCTGGTCGATTCGCACCCCGGCCTCGCGCTGACCATTACCGACGGCCAGGCGCAACTCGCCATGACCGCCGCCGACGCGATCCTCGTGAAGAGCGGCACCGTGACGCTCGAAGCGGCGCTGCTGAAAAAGCCGATGGTGATCTCATACAAGGTGCCCTGGCTGACCGGCCAGATCATGCGCCGCCAAGGCTATCTGCCGTATGTCGGCCTGCCGAACATCCTGGCGGGGCGCTTCGTGGTGCCGGAGATCCTGCAGCACTTCGCCACGCCGCAGGCGCTGGCCGAAGCCACGCTGAAACAGTTGCGCGACGAGGCCAACCGGCGCACGCTGACGGAAATCTTCACGGAGATGCATCACGTGCTGAAGCAGAATACCGCGCAGCGCGCGGCGGAAGTCGTGGCGAGCGTCATCGAAAACCGGAAGGCGCGGCCGTGA
- the rnhB gene encoding ribonuclease HII, producing MTAARAPRRKTVAGAAAQQVGLNFETPDDVVCGVDEAGRGPLAGPVVAAAVIFDPSKPMIRGLDDSKVLTAKKRDELYDKIVDRALAYCIASATVEEIDSLNILHATMLAMKRAVEGLSVVPTLVKIDGNRCPTLSVRSEAVIGGDALVKSISAASILAKVTRDRMLLELHQTYPVYGFNAHAGYGTPQHLAALREHGPCEHHRRSFAPVREAHLRFGTGVPLPAGDVIVVSEVMLDDDAFGERNAF from the coding sequence GTGACCGCTGCACGCGCACCTCGCCGCAAAACCGTTGCCGGAGCGGCGGCGCAACAGGTCGGCCTGAACTTCGAGACGCCGGACGACGTCGTCTGCGGCGTCGACGAAGCAGGGCGCGGCCCGCTGGCCGGCCCGGTCGTGGCTGCGGCGGTGATTTTCGATCCGTCCAAACCGATGATTCGCGGCCTCGACGATTCCAAAGTGCTGACCGCGAAAAAGCGCGACGAACTGTACGACAAGATCGTCGACCGGGCGCTGGCTTACTGCATCGCTTCGGCAACCGTCGAAGAAATCGATTCGCTGAATATCCTGCACGCCACCATGCTGGCCATGAAGCGCGCCGTGGAAGGCTTATCCGTCGTGCCGACGCTCGTGAAAATCGACGGCAATCGCTGTCCGACGCTGAGCGTGCGCAGCGAGGCGGTGATTGGCGGCGACGCGCTCGTCAAGAGCATTTCAGCGGCGTCGATTCTTGCCAAGGTCACGCGTGACCGGATGCTGCTCGAATTGCATCAGACGTATCCTGTGTACGGCTTCAACGCGCATGCCGGGTACGGCACGCCGCAGCATCTCGCGGCGCTGCGCGAGCATGGGCCTTGCGAGCATCATCGGCGCTCGTTCGCGCCGGTGCGTGAAGCGCATCTGCGCTTCGGCACGGGCGTGCCGCTGCCGGCCGGTGACGTGATCGTCGTGTCCGAAGTGATGCTCGACGACGACGCTTTTGGCGAACGCAACGCCTTCTGA
- a CDS encoding RNA methyltransferase, which translates to MKAITSRDNPLYKRLKALAGSTHQQRKSGHALLEGFHLASAYLDVAGQPEMCIVTDGALRHDEAQAIVSRIEDHRLVTLPDALFGQLSNVVHGVGILLLVEKLEAPLPDTVTQTCLVLDGVQDAGNVGSILRSAAAAGIQQVFCAPGTAYAWSSKVLRSGMGAHFLLQIHEDVEAQALIERLALPIVITDSHGAEAIYDCDLSGPLAWVFGNEGAGVSPIWRDAVSLRVTIPQPGGMESLNVAAAAAVCVFEQCRQQRGRS; encoded by the coding sequence GTGAAAGCCATCACCTCGCGGGACAATCCGCTCTACAAGCGCCTGAAGGCACTGGCCGGCTCGACGCATCAACAACGCAAGAGCGGCCACGCGCTGCTCGAAGGGTTCCATCTCGCGAGCGCGTATCTCGACGTCGCCGGGCAACCGGAAATGTGCATCGTCACTGATGGCGCGCTGCGCCACGACGAAGCGCAGGCGATCGTTTCGCGCATCGAAGATCACCGTCTCGTGACGCTGCCGGACGCGTTGTTCGGGCAGTTGTCGAATGTCGTGCATGGCGTCGGCATTCTGCTGCTGGTCGAAAAGCTCGAGGCGCCGCTACCCGACACGGTCACGCAAACCTGCCTCGTCCTCGATGGCGTGCAGGACGCGGGCAACGTCGGCTCGATTCTGCGCAGCGCGGCGGCCGCGGGCATCCAGCAGGTGTTCTGCGCGCCGGGCACGGCCTACGCGTGGTCGTCGAAAGTCTTGCGCTCGGGCATGGGCGCGCACTTCCTGCTACAGATTCATGAAGATGTGGAAGCGCAGGCGTTGATCGAGCGTCTCGCGCTGCCGATCGTGATCACGGACTCGCACGGCGCCGAGGCGATCTACGATTGCGATCTGAGCGGGCCGCTCGCGTGGGTATTCGGCAACGAAGGGGCGGGCGTTTCGCCGATCTGGCGCGACGCGGTCTCGTTGCGAGTGACGATTCCCCAGCCGGGCGGCATGGAGTCGCTGAATGTGGCGGCCGCGGCGGCCGTGTGCGTGTTCGAGCAGTGCCGCCAGCAGCGCGGGCGTAGTTGA